One segment of Anser cygnoides isolate HZ-2024a breed goose chromosome 5, Taihu_goose_T2T_genome, whole genome shotgun sequence DNA contains the following:
- the RPS29 gene encoding small ribosomal subunit protein uS14, producing the protein MGHQQLYWSHPRKFGQGSRSCRVCSNRHGLIRKYGLNMCRQCFRQYAKDIGFIKLD; encoded by the exons ATGGGGCACCAGCAGCTCTACTGGAGCCACCCCAGGAAGTTCGGGCAGGGATCGCGGTCCTG CCGCGTGTGCTCCAACCGCCACGGCCTGATCCGTAAATACGGGCTGAACATGTGCCGGCAGTGCTTCCGCCAGTACGCCAAGGACATCGGCTTCATCAAG CTGGATTGA